GTCCCTTTTTGTCTTTAAATCTTTAAAAGTAACAcagttttcaatttttaaaaaacCTTTATTTTATCCTGTAGTACCTCGCAATTTACACCTTTAAAGCATATTTCCTTGGAGGGAAAGCAAATTGTTTACGGATTTCTTTCAAAGTCTTTCTGTTAGCTTGGTAAGGCGTCAAAGCTCTCCTAAGAGCTCTAGTTTTCTTTGGCCTCAGATCCAAAGGCTTGTACTTGTGATTTTTGTACAATAAACGCAAATTCTCCTTCTGTTTCTGATGCATAATAATGTATACCCTAGCTATTGCCTTCCTCACTACTCGGCTGAAATACagacaaaacaaaaataaaaatattaactcattcaaataattttttaatcgttTAAAACACTGAATActacttttaaatatattaattgaaGATATGAATAAAAACttttattttttgtaaaattgagttgaattatatatatataccgaaTATAGAAGCTATATTAAATACCTACGTTGACTTTAtagtaattaaatttttaattaaaattaaattttgggATAAAGTAATAAGggttttgtataaaatatatacatacattttcgAAAGTTTAGAAGCAGCACCACCAGTAACTTTTGCCACGCGAAGATTTGTCAACTCAGTTTTGAGCTCTTCCAGCTGCTTGAGCAACTCATTTTTGTCTTTTGTCCTCAGATCAGTACACTTAACCTTACCCTGAAACGACAACACAACACTGCTCTTTAAATTGCACTTTTACACATTTCGATAATTTCAGCATTCGACACATGTTTCATTTGATGCTACTGCAAATGAAAACATAAATTTATAATACCTCTCCAATATTGATTGTAAATTGAAACAAAGCAACattcaatttaattaattaacatgTTCAAAACATAACTAACATACATAAAAACGAGTGATTAagcaaaaaatttttatttaaaaataaaatgttaaatatctTGTTAAAGGATTGAGAGGTTATGCGCACGCTTGTCATCAAACGCGATTCCGCTAACAAAAATGTTAAGATATCTTTGCAAGAATCGCAATGGAAAATACTACAATCAAATAACTAAATAACAGTTATGAAGGATGTTTTAAACAAAAAGAGATTTCCACCAATTCACTAACCATCTTGCGATTATTCCTCTTCAACGGAAAAAGGAAACAAGGAAGAAGATCATGAACCAATAAGAGACATTACCACGTGTCTCTAGTAAATAAGTATCTTACTGCGATCTTAGCGTCCTCTGTATTTCctatattttactatatttgaatatatttatacttctgttaaataaaataataatttttcttacttttctttaaaaaaaataataaaattaagataaatttaagttatatcgtacacttagattattacaaaaattaatattatatagtgtaataacttttatactatcgCTCATACGGTAACATCTTTCACAGTGTTGCAACGATTTTTCAGATTTGAATAGGATTTTCTAGGTTATGTTTGAAGAATTAAACaatttaaaagaatattttcgataaaaattatgGCAATATAAACTGAGATTAAAATGTGATTATATTAAATGTTTTAGATAACTGGACAGAATATTTTATGTAGACTATGGATTTAAAATTATTGCAAAATATTAGTACTGATATTAATATACTTGTTTTCGTATATGTAATATCAGAGTTGATAATACAAAAATGAATAGCATTATCTTTTGTTTACTGTCAGTAGAGATTTTTAATCATAT
This genomic stretch from Bombus affinis isolate iyBomAffi1 chromosome 16, iyBomAffi1.2, whole genome shotgun sequence harbors:
- the LOC126925522 gene encoding 60S ribosomal protein L35, whose translation is MGKVKCTDLRTKDKNELLKQLEELKTELTNLRVAKVTGGAASKLSKIRVVRKAIARVYIIMHQKQKENLRLLYKNHKYKPLDLRPKKTRALRRALTPYQANRKTLKEIRKQFAFPPRKYALKV